One genomic segment of Micromonospora sp. WMMC415 includes these proteins:
- a CDS encoding histidine phosphatase family protein, whose amino-acid sequence MAELAALWIVRHGESTANVAAGAAEAAGAELIDLTHRDPDVPLSRTGEEQARATGRWLAGLPEARRPDVAVVSPYLRARRTAELALDGTGVSCTRDERLRDRELGILDGLTGHGVRRRYPEEAARRDRLGKFYYRPPGGESWTDVALRLRALLGDLRRDHEGRRVLLFGHDALVFLMRYLVEGLTEEELMALTREHVIANCSVTGWSADEDGRLRPDVFNDVRHLRREGARPTREDEVHAEPV is encoded by the coding sequence ATGGCGGAACTGGCGGCGCTGTGGATCGTCCGGCACGGCGAGAGCACGGCGAACGTGGCGGCCGGGGCGGCCGAGGCGGCCGGCGCCGAGCTGATCGACCTCACCCACCGCGACCCGGACGTGCCGCTCAGCCGCACCGGGGAGGAGCAGGCCCGGGCCACCGGCCGGTGGCTCGCCGGGCTGCCCGAGGCGCGCCGCCCCGACGTGGCGGTGGTGTCGCCGTACCTGCGGGCGCGGCGCACCGCCGAGTTGGCCCTCGACGGCACCGGTGTCTCCTGCACCCGTGACGAGCGGCTGCGCGACCGGGAGCTGGGCATCCTCGACGGCCTGACCGGGCACGGGGTACGCCGCCGGTACCCCGAGGAGGCGGCGCGGCGGGACCGGCTGGGCAAGTTCTACTACCGCCCGCCCGGCGGCGAGTCGTGGACGGACGTGGCGCTGCGGCTGCGCGCCCTGCTCGGTGACCTCCGCCGTGACCACGAGGGCCGGCGGGTGCTGCTGTTCGGCCACGACGCCCTGGTCTTCCTCATGCGTTACCTGGTGGAGGGGCTCACCGAGGAGGAGCTGATGGCGTTGACCCGTGAGCACGTCATCGCGAACTGCTCGGTGACCGGCTGGTCGGCCGACGAGGACGGGCGGCTCCGCCCCGACGTGTTCAACGACGTCCGCCACCTGCGCCGCGAAGGTGCCCGGCCGACCAGGGAGGACGAGGTCCATGCCGAGCCGGTCTGA
- a CDS encoding NAD(P)H-hydrate dehydratase — protein MPSRSDTPVITPALLRDWALPMPSGGKESRGTVLVVGGSRFTPGAVLLAGVAALRAGAGVLQLAAAESTAAALSIQVPEALVVGLPETADGAVAGAGGDRLGELVAEADVVAVGPGLKDIDETGLLLRTVLDAASRETALVLDAYALGALSHAPDLLVGAGRPVVLTPNLTEARHLLGREPGDDLDAAAAELAGRYDAVVSLYGHIATPDGRGWREESGDAGLGTSGSGDVRAGLLAGLLSRGAEPAQAACWGAFAHAVSGQRLVPQYGRIGFLARELLDEIPHTLATV, from the coding sequence ATGCCGAGCCGGTCTGACACCCCGGTCATCACGCCGGCGCTGCTGCGGGACTGGGCGCTGCCCATGCCGTCCGGGGGCAAGGAGTCGCGGGGCACGGTGCTGGTGGTCGGCGGCTCCCGGTTCACGCCCGGCGCGGTCCTGCTCGCCGGGGTGGCCGCCCTGCGGGCGGGTGCCGGGGTGCTTCAGCTCGCCGCCGCCGAGTCGACCGCCGCCGCGCTGAGCATCCAGGTGCCGGAGGCACTGGTGGTGGGGCTGCCGGAGACCGCGGACGGCGCGGTGGCCGGTGCCGGCGGCGACCGGCTCGGCGAGCTGGTGGCCGAGGCGGACGTGGTGGCGGTCGGCCCGGGACTCAAGGACATCGACGAGACCGGACTCCTGCTGCGTACGGTGCTCGACGCGGCGAGCCGGGAGACGGCGCTGGTGCTCGACGCGTACGCCCTGGGGGCCCTCAGCCACGCCCCGGACCTGCTGGTCGGCGCGGGCCGTCCGGTGGTGCTGACCCCCAACCTCACCGAGGCCCGGCACCTGCTCGGCCGCGAGCCGGGCGACGACCTGGACGCGGCGGCGGCGGAGCTGGCCGGCCGGTACGACGCCGTGGTGTCGCTGTACGGCCACATCGCCACTCCGGACGGGCGCGGTTGGCGGGAGGAGAGCGGCGACGCGGGGCTGGGCACCTCGGGCAGCGGCGACGTGCGGGCGGGTCTGCTGGCCGGCCTGCTGTCCCGGGGCGCGGAGCCGGCGCAGGCCGCGTGCTGGGGCGCGTTCGCGCACGCCGTCAGCGGCCAGCGCCTGGTGCCGCAGTACGGCCGGATCGGCTTCCTGGCCCGCGAGCTGCTCGACGAGATCCCGCACACCCTCGCCACGGTCTGA
- a CDS encoding S8 family serine peptidase yields MKNLRRKTLAAASAVSLGVGLAVTGGMAPAASAAGPDTTYLVLAPQGAKTDKAAARVAAAKGTVVAEYDQIGVLVVRSTNPGFAADVAGSGVDSVAATTGLGAAIDEGVAIEADTAAVAAAAGDPTGEPLYGLQWDMPMIDVPEAHAVTTGSANVVVGVLDSGISSSHPDLASQIAKDKSASCLGGVVDTSETAWNPTTSDHGTHVAGTIAAAINGVGVTGVAPGVKVAAVKVVNDGGWIFPEAAVCGFMWAAEHGMQVTNNSYYIDPWELNCRNDERQRPVWKAVQRAIRYSQSQGVLHVASAGNSNWDLAHKNTDDGSPNDGSGPVEDRKDLNSACLVLPGEAPGVVTVSATGPTGEKSFYSSYGTGVVDVTAPGGDTRFRTQGALPTTTDGILSTTWSQTSGNGWGYKQGTSMSSPHAAGVAALAASAHPGIKPGALAALLENSAVAQSCPDGVYNPAPLHPAGPHAYDATCSGGARNGFYGAGMVNAYQAVK; encoded by the coding sequence GTGAAGAACCTCCGTCGCAAGACACTGGCCGCCGCGTCGGCCGTGTCCCTCGGTGTCGGTCTCGCCGTCACCGGTGGCATGGCTCCGGCCGCGTCGGCCGCCGGGCCGGACACCACGTACCTGGTGCTGGCCCCGCAGGGCGCCAAGACCGACAAGGCAGCGGCCCGCGTGGCCGCCGCCAAGGGCACGGTGGTGGCCGAGTACGACCAGATCGGCGTGCTCGTCGTCCGCTCCACCAACCCCGGGTTCGCCGCCGACGTGGCGGGCAGCGGGGTCGACTCGGTCGCCGCGACGACCGGCCTCGGTGCCGCCATCGACGAGGGCGTGGCCATCGAGGCCGACACCGCGGCCGTCGCCGCTGCCGCCGGGGACCCCACCGGCGAGCCGCTCTACGGCCTGCAGTGGGACATGCCGATGATCGACGTGCCCGAGGCGCACGCCGTCACCACCGGCAGCGCGAACGTCGTGGTGGGCGTGCTGGACAGCGGCATCTCCAGCAGCCACCCCGACCTGGCCAGCCAGATCGCCAAGGACAAGAGCGCGTCCTGCCTCGGCGGCGTCGTCGACACGTCCGAGACGGCCTGGAACCCGACCACCTCCGACCACGGCACCCACGTGGCCGGCACGATCGCCGCGGCGATCAACGGCGTCGGCGTCACCGGCGTCGCACCGGGCGTCAAGGTGGCCGCGGTCAAGGTCGTCAACGACGGCGGCTGGATCTTCCCGGAGGCTGCGGTCTGCGGGTTCATGTGGGCCGCCGAGCACGGCATGCAGGTGACCAACAACAGCTACTACATCGACCCGTGGGAGCTGAACTGCCGGAACGACGAGCGGCAGCGTCCGGTGTGGAAGGCGGTGCAGCGGGCCATCCGCTACTCGCAGTCCCAGGGCGTGCTGCACGTCGCGTCGGCGGGCAACTCCAACTGGGACCTGGCGCACAAGAACACCGACGACGGCAGCCCGAACGACGGCAGCGGCCCGGTCGAGGACCGCAAGGACCTCAACAGCGCCTGCCTCGTCCTGCCGGGTGAGGCGCCGGGCGTGGTCACCGTCTCGGCGACCGGCCCGACCGGGGAGAAGAGCTTCTACTCGTCGTACGGCACCGGGGTCGTCGACGTGACGGCGCCGGGCGGCGACACCCGGTTCCGCACCCAGGGTGCCCTCCCGACCACCACCGACGGCATCCTGTCCACCACCTGGTCGCAGACCAGCGGCAACGGCTGGGGTTACAAGCAGGGCACCTCGATGTCCTCGCCGCACGCGGCGGGTGTCGCGGCGCTCGCCGCCTCGGCGCACCCGGGCATCAAGCCGGGGGCTCTGGCGGCCCTGTTGGAGAACAGCGCCGTGGCGCAGTCCTGCCCGGATGGCGTCTACAACCCGGCGCCGCTCCACCCGGCCGGCCCGCACGCCTACGACGCGACCTGCTCCGGCGGGGCGCGCAACGGCTTCTACGGCGCCGGCATGGTCAACGCTTACCAGGCCGTGAAGTAG
- a CDS encoding hemerythrin domain-containing protein — translation MSTDAIVLLKEDHKEMRRLFKEFQANEDAPASQREKLVKQILEALTVHTYLENEVMYPEVRKRLPELEDHILESYEEHHVADVLCFELFTMKPDDEHYNAKTTVLIENVLHHVEEEEQEWFPKVREKMGRNQLQDLGQRMIDMRPTAPRSPAAPKALKKSLDAVRA, via the coding sequence GTGTCGACCGATGCCATCGTCCTGTTGAAAGAGGACCACAAGGAGATGCGTCGCCTGTTCAAGGAGTTCCAGGCGAACGAGGACGCTCCGGCGAGCCAGCGCGAGAAGCTCGTGAAGCAGATCCTCGAAGCGCTCACCGTGCACACGTACCTGGAGAACGAGGTCATGTACCCGGAGGTCCGCAAGCGCCTGCCGGAGCTGGAGGACCACATCCTGGAGTCGTACGAGGAGCACCACGTGGCCGACGTGCTCTGCTTCGAACTCTTCACGATGAAGCCGGACGACGAGCACTACAACGCCAAGACGACGGTGCTGATCGAGAACGTGCTGCACCACGTCGAGGAGGAGGAGCAGGAGTGGTTCCCCAAGGTGCGCGAGAAGATGGGCCGTAACCAACTGCAGGATCTCGGCCAGCGGATGATCGACATGCGTCCGACGGCACCCCGCTCGCCGGCCGCGCCGAAGGCGCTGAAGAAGTCGCTGGACGCGGTGCGCGCCTGA
- a CDS encoding metallophosphoesterase, translating to MAGAGGGGSLLAISDLHVRHADNRAIVEGLRPDSPDDWLLVAGDVGDTVEQIEWALRLLAGRFAKVVWSPGNHELWTPPSDPVTLRGVARYAHLVELCRGLGVLTPEDPYPVWAGRGGPVTVAPLFLLYDHSWRPEGFDTPEAALAEAYRTGVVCTDEYLLHPDPYESRSAWCAARVAQTARRLAERDPALPTVLVNHWPLVREPTRILRYPIFAQWCGTEATADWHVRFGAAVMVYGHLHIPRTTWYDGVRFEEVSLGYPREWRRRSAPPGQLRRVLPEPDGVPATAW from the coding sequence ATGGCGGGGGCGGGTGGTGGCGGGAGCCTGCTGGCCATCAGCGACCTGCACGTGCGGCACGCGGACAACCGCGCGATCGTCGAGGGGCTGCGTCCCGACTCGCCGGACGACTGGCTGCTCGTCGCCGGGGACGTCGGCGACACCGTCGAGCAGATCGAGTGGGCGCTGCGGCTGCTGGCCGGTCGGTTCGCGAAGGTGGTCTGGTCCCCGGGCAACCACGAACTGTGGACTCCGCCCAGCGATCCGGTGACGCTGCGCGGCGTGGCGCGCTACGCCCACCTGGTCGAGCTGTGCCGCGGCCTCGGCGTCCTCACCCCGGAGGATCCGTACCCGGTGTGGGCGGGGCGTGGCGGTCCGGTGACCGTGGCGCCCCTGTTCCTGCTGTACGACCACAGCTGGCGGCCGGAGGGCTTCGACACGCCGGAGGCGGCGCTGGCCGAGGCGTACCGGACGGGGGTGGTCTGCACCGACGAGTACCTGCTGCACCCCGACCCGTACGAGAGCCGCTCGGCGTGGTGCGCGGCCCGGGTGGCGCAGACCGCCCGGCGGCTGGCCGAGCGGGATCCGGCGCTGCCGACCGTGCTGGTCAACCACTGGCCCCTGGTCCGGGAGCCGACGCGGATCCTGCGCTACCCGATCTTCGCCCAGTGGTGCGGCACCGAGGCCACCGCCGACTGGCACGTCCGCTTCGGCGCCGCCGTCATGGTCTACGGCCACCTGCACATTCCCCGCACGACCTGGTACGACGGCGTACGGTTCGAGGAGGTGTCGCTGGGCTACCCGCGCGAGTGGCGGCGGCGCAGCGCGCCCCCGGGGCAGCTACGGCGGGTCCTGCCGGAGCCGGACGGGGTGCCGGCGACCGCCTGGTGA